tataaaaaaataaaaaaaataaatagattttatgttaattaagagatataataaaaagtttaaaaaaatatagattttataaaattgatttaaacttaaaataaaattaggtgttagtacccgaAGGTGTTggaactcgttggtagtcgtcacaatggaggattccttagacgagccaaacgggtcgaataatcaagtaCGGCATGGTTAATGCTCCGGATTAAGATGAATTGAACCTTTGATAATGGATAATATATAACATATTAGATTTGTGAGATTTAATGCATTGGCATCCTAGAAACTGAAATCCGAGAGTTGGGTTTTAATGAAATAACCAAACCAAACAAAGGCATGAATTTCAAGgtactaccgtaagttacggtggtaccgtaacttacggtaaaGGTCAGGGACTTACGGTGGTTCACTTCTGCTTTACGGTGGACCAAAAGACTTCCAggactcaccgtaacttacggtgacaccgtaagttacggtggaaccagaaagcttttatttattttatttatctaaTATTTGATGTTGGATCTTATGTTTATGTGTtgtatacaaaaaaaaaattttagggatgagctcggtaccaaccgatatcggtaccaaaaataccggtaccgaatatacacGGTATgataccggtatttgagggtaaatgGTACCGTACTCGTACTGAATATAACCAGTATGATACGGTTTGATACCGGTATTTGAGCGTAAAACCAGTAAATACCAGTACTGAAAATGTCAAAAATCGGTACTAAAAACGTATCCGGTTCAGTAAATTTAATACCGGgtatcatttgctcatctctaAGGACTGTACCTGGGTTTATACCCGAACCCAGGTATATGTATAGCTGGGCCTTTAGGTTTCTGTCAGGATATAAGCCCACTCATTAACTCgtgtaataatataataataagttTTTCAATGTCTAAAAAGAAAAACCCTCACCAAATCTTCAAACAGGCCACCCAGCGTTGAATATAAACAAGATCTTCTTGAGGTCGCTATAAAACCCTGATCTTCTTGTACATTCTGGTCGGTCGAAACATTCGAACTTGAAGATCCCCTTGTGAATCAAAGGTCAGTTTTACCTCACACTATTCACATGTTTAATATTCCAAGTTTGATTATTTGTTCTGTTTCAGGATCCCTGCAATTGGTTGTTGCCCAATTCTGCatctttttataaatattttgcTATATTTACTTTTTTTCTTGTTGCTAGTTGTCATTAGGTGTAAACCTAAAATTTTGACTTTTGAGGGTCAACTATTCATCACAAAATCCCAATTAGATATTACTGTTTGATACTTGATTACTTCAATTGGAATGGGCTCTTGCTGGATTTAGGGGTGTTCATTAATTGAATCCGAAAAACGCATAATTCGGTTAGGTTCGAATTCGTTATTCGGGTAAGAATAATCGAATCAGGTCCTTATCCGAACTCGGTTTTTGAATTTGGGAATTTGGGGGGGTTACAAAACAGAGCCAAAACAAATTAGGGGCTAAGTAGTTAATGCgataaaatatcggatatcggtcaaggaccgatatttgagatatcggttatcacggtgggatatcggtcattttaatatcatgctaaatttatatatatagcaatataacactaacaattgtaacaagtaagaactgactaagacttaaaacactaacatttaacagtaacaactaacaattaagacttaaaacactaatagcagcaataagaagaaaaatgaacggtagaaataagaagaatggtactgatatcgggaaaatcggtgatttatcgatcaaatatcggTCCTATATCGGTCAAATATAGGACAATATCGTTgatattatcggtaccgatattctgaccaaTATCTTGTACCGCTATTTCGgcaggggaccgataaccgatatatcactgatatatcggttgatatatcgggatattaactacGTAGATTAGGGGTAGCTTTAAACATATTGAAATAGTGTACCTTCAAACTACAGAACAATAACATGATTTCGATTGAACATCAAATTTCTCGGATAGATTGATCTCGACAAAACAATAGCTCGATAAGTCAATGTGTTCTCAAACCGTGATCAACAGAAAATAATTTAGAACAAAATAAGCTTGTAATTTGTTCAATGTGAACATAAGATCATTAACGCTTGATTGAATGGTtaggggatgtttggcaacatctgaatggttaagtgctgaaccagtaagaggtctgaaccattaaatgctgaaccagtaagaggtctgaaccattaagagccggtataatgcttaaccgtttagaggcaaatgtctgacaaattcagattagaggtcttaaccattcagactctgtataatgcttaaccattcagaggcaaatgtctgaaccattcagacatctgctcgtaaaacaaacagtctgaatcattaaatgctgaaccagtaagaggtctgaaccattaagagcctcattaagaggtaaacaaacagccccttaatcgGTTGAGATTTAAGAACGCTCATTGTTCAATAAGAGACTAGAGACGCATACGATATCGAACGTTCGAATTCAGTTTAAAAATGTTCAACCCGAATAactcgattcgatgaacacccctattGATTTCATTATTGTATAATCTTACACTGTTATGTGATTCTTGTTTGTTGGTTTAACCAAAACATGTTGTCTAAATTATCAGGCCCGATAGGCGAAAGGGCGGAAAGTTGGTATGGATATTAAACAAAGAACTCAAATATACAACAATCTGTGTAGTTTCGCGAGAAAATGTATTTACAGCATCCTTTCAGTAGCCACATTACCGAATCATATCGCCTTCATAATGGACGGCAACAGAAGATACTCAAAGCAACACAATTTAGTCGACGGGGAAGGACATAAGGTCGGATATTCATCGTTAATGTCGATGCTTAGATACTGCTACGAGCTAGGTGTGAAGTACGTGACGGTGTACGCTTTTAGTATAGAAAATTTCAAAAGAAGCCCGGAAGAAGTCCGATCGTTAATGGACTTAATGGAGGAAAAAATCGAAGGGTTAATAAAAGAAGAGAGCCTCGTTAACCAATACGGCGTTCGCGTTCACTTTGCGGGTAACCTTAAACTGTTATCGAAACCCGTGCGGTTAGCAGCAGAACGCGCTATGAAGGCGACTGCTAAAAACTCTAAAGCGGTGTTGACGATCTGTATCGCGTATACTTCCACCGATGAAATTTTGCATGCTGTTGAAGAATGTTGTGAAGAAAAACGGGACGACGTTAAAGTTTCGAATGACGGAAAATACGAAAAAGATGTGATTAATGTTGTAGATATTGAAAGGCATATGTACATGGCGGTTGCACCCGATCCCGATATTATTATCCGTACATCCGGTGAGACGCGTTTGAGTAATTTTCTTTTGTGGCAAAGCAGTAACTGCTTGTTGTGTACGCAGTCTGTTTTGTGGCCCGAAATTGGTTTTCGGCATCTGGTTCGGGCAATTTTGGAATTTCAACATAAGTTGTATTATTTAAACAAACAGAAGCAGACATGAAGTGTAATCTAGGATTCCTGGGTGTGGTTGTTTTTAACTTCTATATCTTGTTGTATTCTagttttgattgtgtttttgaaCTCGGGTTCGGTTTTTGTATCAGTATCCTTGCCTTTGCCTTCGGAATTGATTTTTTCGTATCAATTCGGTACCCATGTTTTAGTATTTTTGGTATCGGTACTTTCggttcggtacggtaccggtaaaaTACCGATTTTTACCTTGAAATGCTGGTACCGTACCGAACATTTTCGGGACCAGTACCTAGTTTTTGTGATTTTCGGTAGCGGAACCATGCTCATTCTCTATTATAATTAGTAATTTGAGATCAATAAATCTCAAAGGGAAGTCAATTATGAAATATAAGCATGATACTGTGTTGTTTATTTTGTTAATGAATTGGATGTTTTTAAACCATATGGTGTGGGCTCACCCCCCCTGCCACATCACCTCCATAGCGCCTCAAACATCGTTTGGGGGGGGGTATGGGTGGCTTCGCCATCTGCATCACAAGCGATAAAGGAAGTAAgtggcggggggggggggggatgaaTTTGATCCAATCAGATTCCTTTTttagtttctttttatttttatatttagttAAAAGGGGACTTGATTCCACACCGTGCAAGTTGACGATAAAGCCCCCGTTGTCACACCACCCAACTTATGATTCTTCGCTAACAAATACCTCTTCTTTAAGGAGAGACAAGTGGATATGTGTTGTGATTTGTGAACAATCGTCACTAACAATATTGGGTTTGGAGTTAGAGTTGGGTTTGGTATGGGCCTAAATATCTGAATTTGGGTTAACCCAGCTCACTCCGATTGTATTTTTGACTTGTGAGTCAAGTTATTTCAACTCTATTTATGTTTTCAAACATATACTTTTgaaaaataaaagttttaaaTTGTAAGTCTTTATGTAAAACTAGTAATAAGATCCGCGCGCGTTGCGGTGCGGGCACTTCGCAAACGTCAAATGAATTAGTCCAA
This genomic stretch from Helianthus annuus cultivar XRQ/B chromosome 8, HanXRQr2.0-SUNRISE, whole genome shotgun sequence harbors:
- the LOC110871869 gene encoding dehydrodolichyl diphosphate synthase 6-like; translated protein: MDIKQRTQIYNNLCSFARKCIYSILSVATLPNHIAFIMDGNRRYSKQHNLVDGEGHKVGYSSLMSMLRYCYELGVKYVTVYAFSIENFKRSPEEVRSLMDLMEEKIEGLIKEESLVNQYGVRVHFAGNLKLLSKPVRLAAERAMKATAKNSKAVLTICIAYTSTDEILHAVEECCEEKRDDVKVSNDGKYEKDVINVVDIERHMYMAVAPDPDIIIRTSGETRLSNFLLWQSSNCLLCTQSVLWPEIGFRHLVRAILEFQHKLYYLNKQKQT